Proteins encoded by one window of Desulfovibrio ferrophilus:
- a CDS encoding lipid A deacylase LpxR family protein translates to MPPRLLPFLLLLAIAILLSTSVHAGEPTRPGEHWAMSIYNENDKFAGTDQHYTNAVKVTVLSKDLREYAHSEVVAEYFPWMIPVIEQAPFVNDPNKTRNIAFSFGNEIYTPIDVKASERIQDDRPYAGWTYASLALHAKNANRLDTFETTLGIVGPSAHSDIIQNEFHKLIDTFPSEGWNNQLRDEPGIMLSWQRRIRHEYPLGSSQWSADLIPHLGVTVGNVLTYANMGGQVRLGYNLPQDFGVSPIQTGSTVATPTEANDPRLSGGWGFNVFAGADGRAVARNIFLDGNTFRQSHRVDKIPFVADLYGGASLFWDRWTLTYTHVYRTREFSEQKDGQVFGSFNLSVTF, encoded by the coding sequence ATGCCGCCTAGACTCCTGCCATTTCTTCTGCTTCTGGCCATTGCCATCCTCCTCTCGACCTCAGTGCATGCCGGAGAGCCAACCCGCCCTGGCGAGCACTGGGCCATGTCGATCTATAATGAAAATGACAAGTTCGCCGGAACCGATCAGCACTACACCAACGCCGTCAAGGTTACCGTGCTCAGCAAGGACCTGCGAGAATACGCCCACAGTGAAGTTGTGGCCGAGTATTTCCCCTGGATGATCCCTGTGATCGAGCAAGCTCCCTTTGTCAATGACCCCAACAAGACCCGCAACATCGCCTTCTCCTTTGGCAACGAAATCTATACCCCCATCGATGTCAAAGCCTCAGAGCGCATTCAAGACGATCGACCCTACGCAGGTTGGACGTACGCCTCCCTTGCCCTCCATGCCAAGAACGCCAACCGACTGGACACATTCGAAACCACACTGGGCATTGTCGGCCCATCCGCCCACTCGGACATCATTCAGAATGAATTCCACAAACTGATCGATACGTTCCCGTCAGAAGGCTGGAACAACCAACTCCGGGACGAACCCGGCATCATGCTCTCCTGGCAGCGCCGCATTCGGCATGAATACCCCTTAGGCAGCAGCCAATGGTCTGCGGACCTCATCCCCCACCTCGGGGTAACGGTGGGTAACGTCCTGACCTATGCCAACATGGGTGGACAGGTGCGCCTTGGTTACAATCTCCCCCAGGATTTTGGTGTCTCCCCCATCCAGACCGGCTCCACCGTGGCAACCCCGACCGAGGCAAACGACCCCCGACTCAGCGGGGGCTGGGGATTCAACGTCTTTGCAGGTGCGGATGGACGCGCCGTGGCCCGCAACATCTTCCTCGACGGCAACACCTTCCGTCAGAGCCACAGAGTCGACAAGATCCCGTTCGTTGCCGACCTGTATGGCGGGGCTTCCCTATTCTGGGATCGATGGACCCTGACCTATACCCATGTCTACCGCACACGAGAATTTTCAGAGCAAAAAGACGGGCAGGTTTTTGGTTCCTTCAATCTTTCCGTGACCTTCTGA
- a CDS encoding Lrp/AsnC family transcriptional regulator, which translates to MRKNGLDDTDRQILTLMQGNARISNAEIARQVGKAPSAVLERIRKLEVNGVILGYETRINPKALGLGLTAFTYVHAEDAVGSTRSGRELAELPEVLEVHHTAGQDAYLIKVRVGDTEDLGKLLRKIGSIDSVRDTRTTIVLGSVKETIELAITNDTQD; encoded by the coding sequence ATGAGAAAGAACGGCCTGGACGATACTGATCGACAAATACTGACCCTGATGCAGGGCAACGCCCGAATCTCCAACGCGGAAATAGCACGGCAGGTGGGCAAGGCGCCCTCCGCCGTGCTGGAGCGCATCCGCAAGCTTGAGGTAAACGGTGTGATCCTTGGATATGAAACAAGGATCAATCCAAAAGCGCTGGGGCTGGGGCTGACTGCATTCACCTATGTTCATGCCGAGGATGCGGTGGGCTCCACCAGATCCGGGCGAGAACTGGCCGAACTGCCCGAAGTTCTTGAAGTGCATCACACTGCCGGACAGGACGCCTATCTGATCAAGGTCCGTGTGGGGGACACCGAAGACCTGGGGAAACTGCTGCGCAAGATCGGCAGCATTGATTCGGTACGCGACACTCGCACCACCATCGTGCTCGGTTCCGTCAAGGAAACCATCGAGCTCGCCATCACTAACGACACTCAAGACTAA
- a CDS encoding FG-GAP repeat domain-containing protein codes for MIDRRMMVLVSLVALSLVLGACTVHMTGTGENSVNATAIPFNKTYDFSTNPSWDPATSGDYGTGLALVDINGDNYPDMVVSSGNDKALQCVQVFYNDKNGNFKTSPDWHSTDRQHHGLLAVGDIDGNGYVDVAVSVFLGNQSEYVGGGAKVYMNHGPPNFLETTPSWQVTGFPSFGLDLGDIDGDGDLDLAVACGEPIPGIESFAKCSFEGQASRVSARNKVNANPDPPFNCQQVVYRNDGGTLGSTPWWKSDDAYVAMACQFADVNMDGLLDLAFPAAPVRVYLGQLDGTLATSPSWQSVDINYYGNGIDFAATMHPSWASRPDTVPTLATSANNYIGNGRGGFSLYRFLDPYIIRYAPHVSVPDWQSAQGGWGSAVLLADLNSDGNLDLVTHRWNEPGRNDLDGTLLVYTGDDAMVSATPQWESDSVSVIEHISASDLNGKDTFYATTTFEVTQDWINDHWLPGQSQVGMHVVYLPHQLVADVFSITKNGQALTARTDYTVVPGRNYVSFNVPLQLNDKVVIAYFSPLNPDLIYTNWNCEKGNYIYYNTNGYK; via the coding sequence ATGATCGACCGACGTATGATGGTGTTGGTGTCGCTTGTGGCGTTGTCGCTGGTGTTGGGGGCTTGTACTGTCCATATGACGGGCACGGGGGAGAACTCCGTGAATGCGACAGCCATTCCATTTAATAAAACGTATGACTTCAGCACAAATCCTTCGTGGGACCCGGCAACCAGCGGCGATTATGGAACCGGTCTGGCGCTGGTTGATATCAATGGTGATAATTATCCGGACATGGTTGTTTCCAGCGGCAATGACAAGGCCCTGCAATGTGTGCAGGTCTTTTACAACGACAAGAACGGAAATTTCAAAACAAGTCCGGATTGGCATTCCACAGATCGCCAGCATCACGGGCTGCTGGCTGTGGGCGATATTGATGGCAATGGCTATGTGGACGTTGCTGTATCTGTCTTCCTGGGGAACCAGAGCGAATATGTGGGTGGTGGAGCCAAGGTCTACATGAACCATGGACCGCCGAATTTTCTTGAGACGACCCCCTCCTGGCAGGTGACGGGCTTCCCCTCCTTTGGTCTGGACCTTGGGGATATTGACGGTGATGGTGATCTGGATCTGGCTGTGGCCTGCGGCGAACCCATTCCCGGTATCGAGAGCTTCGCCAAGTGCTCGTTTGAGGGGCAAGCCTCACGTGTGTCTGCGCGCAACAAGGTTAATGCGAACCCTGATCCGCCGTTCAACTGCCAGCAGGTGGTGTATCGCAATGACGGTGGAACGTTGGGGAGCACGCCGTGGTGGAAATCCGACGATGCCTATGTGGCTATGGCTTGCCAGTTTGCAGACGTGAACATGGATGGACTGCTTGACTTGGCATTCCCTGCGGCTCCGGTCAGGGTCTACCTCGGCCAGCTTGACGGGACCCTTGCCACTTCTCCTTCATGGCAGAGTGTGGATATCAACTATTATGGCAACGGCATTGATTTTGCCGCCACCATGCACCCCAGCTGGGCTTCGCGGCCCGATACGGTGCCGACTCTGGCGACTTCAGCCAACAATTATATTGGTAACGGTCGGGGAGGATTCTCCCTGTATCGTTTTCTGGACCCGTATATCATCCGCTATGCCCCGCATGTGAGCGTCCCGGACTGGCAATCAGCTCAGGGAGGCTGGGGTTCAGCCGTGCTGTTGGCTGACCTGAACTCGGACGGCAATCTTGATCTGGTGACCCACCGCTGGAATGAACCCGGTCGTAATGATCTGGATGGAACCCTCCTTGTGTATACTGGCGACGACGCCATGGTCTCCGCTACCCCGCAATGGGAGTCCGATTCCGTGTCCGTGATCGAGCATATCAGTGCATCGGACCTGAATGGAAAGGATACGTTTTATGCGACGACAACGTTCGAGGTCACTCAGGACTGGATTAATGACCATTGGCTTCCCGGGCAGAGTCAGGTGGGGATGCATGTGGTGTATCTGCCTCACCAATTGGTGGCAGATGTTTTTTCAATCACCAAGAATGGTCAGGCTCTCACGGCTCGTACTGATTATACCGTAGTGCCCGGTCGAAATTACGTCTCCTTCAACGTCCCCTTGCAGTTGAACGACAAGGTGGTCATTGCCTACTTCTCGCCCTTGAATCCGGATTTGATTTACACCAACTGGAACTGCGAGAAGGGAAATTACATCTATTACAACACGAACGGCTATAAATAA
- the pspC gene encoding envelope stress response membrane protein PspC, with the protein MRRYRGCGGSGRRRPFGSGGNGCSFADSPGSGLYRSRNGRFLGVCQGLAEYFDLPVFWVRVLTALFVLFTGLWPGVAVYFIAAFLMKLEPVVQPQSSSEREFYNSYTRSKSDAVSRVRDKFDRLDRRLRRMEDVVTSKDWQWEKRMRE; encoded by the coding sequence ATGAGACGTTATAGAGGTTGCGGCGGTTCGGGACGACGTCGGCCCTTTGGCTCGGGTGGAAACGGTTGTTCCTTTGCCGATTCACCGGGGAGCGGTTTGTATCGTTCCCGCAACGGGAGATTCCTGGGCGTCTGCCAGGGGCTGGCCGAGTACTTCGACCTCCCCGTCTTCTGGGTGCGGGTGCTGACGGCACTGTTTGTTCTGTTCACCGGTCTCTGGCCCGGCGTTGCGGTCTATTTCATTGCGGCCTTTTTAATGAAGCTGGAGCCTGTTGTTCAGCCGCAATCCAGTTCCGAGCGTGAGTTTTATAATTCCTATACCCGCTCCAAGTCCGATGCCGTTTCTCGCGTCAGGGATAAGTTCGACCGCCTTGATCGCCGTCTGCGGCGCATGGAGGATGTGGTCACTTCCAAGGACTGGCAGTGGGAGAAGCGCATGCGCGAATAA
- the pspF gene encoding phage shock protein operon transcriptional activator — MSEYSSATEALGQSEAFLQFMEGLSVAARVDRPTLIVGERGTGKELAAGRLHYLSARWQGPFVALNCSALAPSLIESELFGHEAGAFTGASGRRKGRFEAAENGTLFLDEIATMPLTVQEKILRAVEYGEFERVGGSTPIRVDVRVIGATNADLPALADAGRFKRDLLDRLGFEVLTVPPLRYRHGDIELLARHFADRMAVEIERPEPPGFSAQALATMNSHPWPGNVRELKNVVERAVYRTEGNRIQNVVLDPFQSPWRPIPNEHTPPASRQTQGESSTKAGPVRRAALTPGAPGGTSPEPLLEAVRNLELQYLENALTLTRHNQRKAAILLGLTYHQFRGLYRKHKEALDAA, encoded by the coding sequence ATGTCCGAATACTCGTCCGCAACCGAAGCCCTAGGGCAGTCCGAAGCCTTCCTGCAGTTCATGGAGGGACTCTCCGTGGCAGCCCGGGTAGACCGCCCGACGCTCATCGTCGGCGAGCGCGGCACGGGGAAAGAACTGGCAGCAGGGCGACTCCACTACCTCTCCGCCCGCTGGCAGGGGCCTTTTGTTGCCCTGAACTGCTCCGCTCTCGCCCCGTCCCTCATCGAAAGCGAACTGTTCGGGCACGAAGCCGGAGCCTTCACCGGAGCCTCCGGCAGACGCAAGGGACGTTTCGAGGCCGCAGAGAATGGGACCCTGTTTCTGGACGAGATTGCGACAATGCCGCTGACCGTTCAGGAAAAGATCCTGCGAGCGGTTGAGTATGGAGAATTTGAACGCGTTGGAGGCTCAACGCCGATTCGAGTGGACGTCCGGGTGATTGGAGCCACCAATGCAGACCTGCCAGCCCTGGCGGATGCAGGCCGCTTCAAACGCGACCTTCTCGACCGCTTGGGATTTGAAGTGCTGACCGTACCCCCACTGCGGTATCGGCATGGTGATATCGAGTTGCTGGCTCGCCACTTCGCAGACCGGATGGCCGTTGAAATCGAACGCCCTGAGCCCCCAGGATTCTCGGCACAGGCCTTGGCGACCATGAACTCGCACCCCTGGCCCGGCAACGTACGCGAACTAAAGAACGTGGTAGAACGTGCGGTGTACCGCACAGAAGGCAACAGGATCCAAAACGTTGTTCTGGATCCATTCCAGTCGCCCTGGCGACCGATACCCAATGAGCATACCCCCCCCGCATCCCGGCAGACGCAGGGGGAATCCTCCACGAAGGCAGGACCTGTCCGGCGCGCCGCTCTCACCCCTGGCGCGCCGGGCGGGACCAGCCCGGAGCCGCTGCTTGAAGCCGTGCGCAATCTGGAGTTACAGTATCTGGAAAACGCCCTGACTCTCACTCGTCACAACCAGCGAAAAGCGGCCATATTGTTGGGCCTTACCTACCATCAGTTCCGGGGCTTATACCGCAAACACAAGGAGGCTCTCGATGCCGCCTAG
- the pspA gene encoding phage shock protein PspA: protein MGVFSRFKDIVGSNLNVLLDKAEDPRKLIRLMVREMEETLVELKASCAKTMAERKNLEREREAITEQTEKWAARAELAVDKGRDDLAREALVEKSAFVRRLDALDEEALYMDGLVEQAREDISRLEDKMHAAREKQRLLEQRHARATQRRSAGRTLTRVESSDVMLRFDRFENRIEHLEAEAELAAPKQRLDLEDEFSLLEKEDSIKDELSALKKSRKPAGGKVEKKD, encoded by the coding sequence ATGGGTGTGTTCAGCCGTTTCAAGGATATCGTCGGTTCCAACCTCAATGTGCTGTTGGACAAGGCAGAAGACCCGCGCAAGCTTATCCGGCTCATGGTGCGTGAAATGGAAGAGACCCTTGTTGAGCTCAAGGCTTCCTGTGCAAAGACCATGGCCGAACGCAAGAACCTGGAGCGTGAGCGCGAGGCCATTACCGAACAGACCGAGAAGTGGGCCGCTCGTGCCGAGTTGGCGGTGGACAAGGGCCGGGATGACCTGGCTCGCGAAGCCCTGGTTGAAAAGAGTGCCTTCGTTCGCCGTCTTGATGCTCTGGACGAAGAGGCTCTGTACATGGATGGATTGGTGGAACAGGCTCGCGAGGATATTTCGCGCCTGGAAGACAAGATGCATGCTGCCCGTGAGAAGCAGCGGTTGCTGGAACAGCGGCATGCCCGTGCCACCCAGCGTCGTTCTGCGGGCAGGACTCTGACTCGAGTCGAAAGTTCGGATGTGATGTTGCGCTTTGACCGTTTTGAAAATCGCATTGAACATCTTGAGGCCGAAGCCGAATTGGCTGCGCCCAAGCAGCGTTTGGACCTGGAAGACGAGTTTTCTCTTCTTGAAAAAGAGGATAGCATCAAGGACGAACTGTCGGCCCTGAAGAAGTCCAGGAAGCCGGCTGGCGGCAAAGTGGAAAAGAAGGACTAG
- a CDS encoding methyl-accepting chemotaxis protein: MKLRTKLTGFQVLAVVVTIVLLCIVFIFQLNQYADGEIASYREQSMEREKKQLDELVGMASKTIEEYHRRSQDIDGLKQATMAGLKRVVDSVVSQAENELKAGDGPQVRATIKDLVEAVRFDGGNYLWINDMDVRMVMHGTNPALNGKDMSQFKDPEGTYLFREMVELCRRDGAGMVSYLWAKPGETEPKLKVSYVRLIPELGWIFGTGAWIEDVTAQMQAEAAQQVSAMRMEDGNYFWINDLDSIMIAHSSEDLIGKSLAGLQDKRGNYMIRDMTELAKSKGEGFLTYWWSKPGREGEYPKLSYVRMFEPWQWVVGMGVYTDAIDVAVAAKQAAVSKTVNRMLILIVIVAVVLALLAAVSGLVFARGVTNTIGAEPLEMADIAGTIAEGDLTRDMNTDQPALGVFAALKRMAENLVGIVTDVKNAAEQVAAGSEELTASAETLSQSVTEQAAAIERVTGLVSDMNDGITRNSENARESERIVLRVAEEAQEGGEAVDITVRTMKEIAERISIIEEIARQTNLLALNAAIEAARAGEHGKGFAVVASEVRKLAEKSGQAAAEISELSAQSVDVAERAGAIIGKVVPDVRRSADLVQEVAAASADQTGQAARITDSIREMDQAVQSNASSAEELAATAEELSSQAVQLQQTMDYFTVAGNNGRPVVRVAGQPVQALPSGDDATGLVKY, from the coding sequence ATGAAATTGAGAACCAAGCTGACCGGGTTTCAGGTGCTGGCAGTTGTCGTGACCATCGTCCTGCTGTGCATCGTATTCATTTTTCAGTTGAACCAGTATGCCGACGGGGAAATAGCCTCATATCGTGAGCAGTCCATGGAACGGGAAAAGAAACAGTTGGACGAACTGGTGGGCATGGCTTCCAAAACCATTGAGGAATACCATCGGCGGTCCCAGGATATCGACGGATTGAAACAGGCGACCATGGCCGGTCTCAAGCGTGTTGTGGATTCCGTGGTCAGTCAGGCCGAGAACGAACTCAAGGCTGGCGATGGCCCGCAAGTTCGGGCAACGATCAAGGATTTGGTCGAGGCGGTGCGCTTCGACGGGGGCAATTATCTCTGGATCAATGACATGGACGTCCGCATGGTCATGCACGGGACTAATCCCGCCTTGAACGGCAAGGATATGTCGCAATTCAAGGACCCCGAGGGGACCTACCTGTTCAGGGAGATGGTCGAGCTTTGTCGTCGAGATGGGGCCGGAATGGTGTCCTATCTTTGGGCCAAGCCCGGAGAAACCGAGCCCAAGCTCAAGGTTTCCTATGTTCGGTTGATTCCCGAGTTGGGATGGATTTTCGGTACGGGGGCGTGGATTGAGGATGTGACCGCCCAGATGCAGGCTGAGGCAGCTCAGCAGGTTTCGGCCATGCGTATGGAGGATGGCAATTATTTTTGGATCAACGATCTGGATTCGATCATGATCGCGCATTCCAGTGAAGACTTGATCGGCAAGAGTCTTGCCGGTCTGCAGGATAAGCGTGGCAATTACATGATTCGCGATATGACCGAGTTGGCCAAGTCCAAGGGAGAGGGCTTCCTCACCTATTGGTGGTCCAAACCTGGCAGGGAAGGCGAATATCCCAAGCTCTCGTATGTGCGAATGTTCGAGCCCTGGCAGTGGGTTGTGGGGATGGGAGTCTATACTGATGCCATTGACGTGGCGGTAGCCGCCAAACAGGCAGCGGTGTCCAAGACGGTCAACCGCATGTTGATCCTGATTGTGATCGTGGCGGTGGTACTGGCTTTGCTGGCTGCCGTGTCGGGATTGGTCTTTGCGCGCGGAGTGACCAATACCATTGGTGCCGAACCTCTGGAAATGGCGGATATTGCCGGGACAATCGCCGAAGGTGATTTGACCCGAGACATGAATACGGACCAGCCTGCACTCGGTGTCTTTGCAGCCTTGAAGCGTATGGCTGAGAATTTGGTAGGTATCGTAACTGACGTCAAGAACGCTGCAGAGCAGGTGGCTGCCGGTAGCGAGGAGTTGACCGCCAGTGCCGAGACATTGTCTCAATCCGTGACCGAGCAGGCAGCGGCCATTGAACGGGTGACCGGTTTGGTTTCGGATATGAACGACGGGATCACCCGCAATTCTGAGAATGCCCGGGAATCCGAACGGATCGTTCTCCGGGTTGCCGAGGAGGCTCAGGAAGGTGGCGAAGCTGTGGATATCACGGTGCGAACCATGAAGGAGATTGCTGAAAGGATATCCATCATCGAGGAAATTGCCCGCCAGACAAATCTGTTGGCCCTCAATGCTGCCATTGAGGCTGCTCGTGCCGGTGAGCATGGCAAGGGATTCGCTGTGGTGGCTTCTGAGGTTCGAAAGCTTGCTGAAAAGAGTGGGCAAGCCGCAGCCGAGATCTCTGAACTCTCGGCGCAAAGTGTGGATGTGGCCGAGCGCGCAGGGGCGATCATCGGCAAGGTGGTGCCCGATGTGCGGCGTTCAGCTGACTTGGTGCAGGAGGTTGCCGCTGCCAGCGCCGATCAGACCGGGCAGGCTGCACGCATTACGGATTCCATTCGCGAAATGGATCAGGCTGTGCAGTCCAATGCTTCATCGGCTGAAGAGTTGGCTGCTACTGCCGAGGAGCTCTCCTCCCAGGCGGTGCAGTTGCAGCAGACCATGGATTATTTCACTGTGGCTGGCAATAATGGCCGACCGGTTGTCCGTGTTGCTGGTCAACCAGTGCAGGCATTGCCCTCTGGGGACGATGCCACCGGTCTGGTCAAGTATTAG
- a CDS encoding proline dehydrogenase family protein, with the protein MEHNEIDPKIIVRGKEFFQSISGEAPSIFNKGWWTGKVMDWSMKNEDFKVKLFRFVDVLPTLSSNESLVRHIEEYFASESGDLPPVMKAGLKSAGLAGKLGGKIMAKAISSNIEKMGRQFIVGQQSKEAVKNIVNLRKDGFAFTIDVLGEATLSETEAEERMQEHLELLDALKDAKDKFKPLKGSKNGLDWDSEPVVNLSIKPTGFYSQMKPRDIQGSVDALFARLAPVYRKVIELGGAMCIDMESLEYREITMELFKKLRSHDEFRNYPHLAIVFQTYLKCTDEDVRNMIAWAEGEALPMTIRLVKGAYWDFETVRAKQNGWDIPVYTIKAESDAAFERNATYILEHSNICRLACASHNVRTIAAVLETAKTLNVPDDRFEFQVLYGMAEPVRLGLQKVAKRVRLYCPYGELIPGMAYLVRRLLENTANESFLKQSFADEADVARLLENPADTAERERAALPEKPRPEGLARFDNERMVDFTVAAERGAFPAAIARIRDSFGTTYPLYINGQDITTTDTMESYNPARTNEVLGHICQAGTEEIEQAIVAAKKALPAWRDTPPAERAEYMMKAAQYMRENIFDMSALQVLEVGKQWDQAYADLGEAIDFLEYYAREMIRLGKPRRMGHAPGEMSLYQYRPKGIAAVIAPWNFPLAISCGMTAGAIVTGNCVLFKPSGLSSIVGYGLVEAFKAVGLPDGVFNYTPGRSSIMGDYLVEHKDVNMIAFTGSMEVGLRIMHKAAVPAPGQIHCKKVIAEMGGKNALIVDDDAELDEAVSNTLYSAFGFQGQKCSACSRVIVLDAVYDKFVGRLVEAARSIKLGASENPANYMGPVVDRNAQKSIMEYVELARKEGNILLERMPEDVDLDKGCYVPLTIVDGITPEHRIAQEEVFGPLLAVMRAKDFDQALDYANSTKFALTGGLFSRSPKHLERARTEFHVGNLYLNRNNTGALVERHPFGGYNMSGIGSKAGGPDYLLQFMDPYTVCENTMRRGFAPIEEDDDWI; encoded by the coding sequence ATGGAACACAACGAAATCGATCCTAAAATCATTGTCCGAGGCAAGGAATTCTTCCAGAGCATCAGCGGTGAGGCTCCGTCGATCTTCAACAAGGGCTGGTGGACCGGCAAGGTCATGGATTGGTCCATGAAGAACGAAGACTTCAAGGTGAAACTCTTTCGCTTTGTGGACGTGCTGCCCACCCTCTCCAGCAATGAATCCCTGGTCCGCCACATCGAAGAATATTTCGCCTCCGAGTCCGGCGATCTGCCGCCGGTCATGAAGGCAGGCCTGAAGAGTGCCGGTCTGGCTGGCAAGCTGGGTGGCAAGATCATGGCCAAGGCCATCTCCTCCAACATCGAGAAGATGGGGCGCCAGTTCATCGTCGGTCAGCAGTCCAAGGAAGCCGTCAAGAACATCGTCAACCTCCGCAAAGACGGCTTCGCCTTCACCATCGACGTGCTGGGTGAGGCAACCCTGTCCGAGACCGAAGCCGAAGAGCGCATGCAGGAGCATCTGGAACTGCTGGATGCCCTGAAGGATGCCAAAGACAAATTCAAGCCTCTCAAAGGATCCAAGAACGGTCTGGATTGGGACAGCGAGCCAGTGGTGAACCTGTCCATCAAACCCACTGGGTTCTACTCGCAGATGAAACCCCGGGACATCCAAGGCTCCGTGGATGCGCTATTCGCGCGCCTTGCTCCGGTCTACCGCAAGGTCATCGAGTTGGGCGGCGCCATGTGCATCGACATGGAGTCCCTGGAATACCGTGAGATCACCATGGAGTTGTTCAAGAAGCTTCGTTCTCACGACGAATTCCGCAACTACCCGCACCTGGCCATTGTCTTCCAGACCTATCTCAAATGCACCGATGAAGACGTACGCAACATGATAGCCTGGGCCGAGGGCGAAGCCCTGCCCATGACCATCCGTCTGGTCAAAGGTGCCTACTGGGATTTCGAGACCGTACGCGCCAAGCAAAACGGCTGGGACATCCCCGTTTACACCATCAAGGCCGAATCTGACGCCGCCTTTGAGCGTAACGCGACATATATTCTGGAACACAGCAATATCTGCCGACTGGCCTGCGCCTCGCACAACGTGCGCACCATCGCTGCGGTCCTTGAAACCGCCAAGACCTTGAACGTGCCCGATGATCGCTTTGAATTCCAGGTCCTCTACGGCATGGCCGAACCCGTTCGTCTGGGCCTGCAGAAGGTCGCCAAGCGCGTTCGCCTGTACTGCCCCTATGGCGAATTGATCCCGGGCATGGCCTATCTTGTGCGCCGTTTGCTGGAAAACACGGCCAATGAGTCGTTCCTGAAGCAGAGCTTTGCCGACGAGGCCGACGTGGCCCGCTTGCTGGAAAACCCAGCTGACACGGCCGAGCGAGAACGCGCAGCCCTGCCCGAGAAGCCCAGGCCCGAAGGTCTTGCGCGCTTTGACAACGAACGCATGGTAGACTTCACCGTGGCCGCCGAGCGAGGGGCCTTCCCCGCGGCCATCGCACGAATTCGCGACAGTTTCGGCACAACCTACCCGCTCTATATCAATGGTCAGGACATCACCACTACAGACACCATGGAGTCGTACAACCCGGCCAGGACCAACGAAGTCCTCGGGCATATCTGCCAGGCCGGGACCGAGGAGATCGAACAGGCCATCGTCGCTGCCAAGAAGGCTCTGCCCGCCTGGCGCGATACACCACCCGCAGAACGCGCCGAATACATGATGAAGGCCGCGCAATACATGCGCGAAAACATCTTCGACATGAGCGCCTTGCAAGTGCTGGAAGTGGGCAAGCAGTGGGATCAGGCCTACGCCGATCTGGGTGAGGCCATTGATTTCTTGGAATATTATGCCCGTGAAATGATCCGCCTTGGCAAACCACGACGCATGGGGCACGCCCCGGGCGAGATGAGCCTGTATCAGTACAGGCCCAAGGGTATTGCTGCTGTCATCGCCCCATGGAACTTCCCGCTGGCCATTTCCTGCGGCATGACCGCCGGTGCCATCGTGACCGGAAACTGCGTCCTGTTCAAACCTTCGGGGCTATCCTCCATCGTCGGCTATGGACTGGTCGAGGCCTTCAAGGCTGTGGGGCTGCCCGATGGCGTGTTCAACTATACACCGGGCCGCAGCTCAATCATGGGCGACTATCTGGTGGAGCACAAAGATGTGAACATGATCGCCTTTACCGGCTCCATGGAAGTGGGGCTGCGCATCATGCACAAGGCCGCAGTGCCTGCTCCGGGACAGATTCATTGCAAGAAGGTCATCGCTGAAATGGGCGGCAAGAACGCCCTGATCGTGGATGACGATGCAGAGCTGGACGAGGCCGTGAGCAACACCCTGTACTCGGCCTTCGGCTTCCAGGGCCAAAAATGCTCGGCCTGCTCACGAGTCATCGTACTCGACGCCGTCTACGACAAGTTCGTCGGACGCTTGGTGGAGGCCGCACGCTCCATCAAGCTCGGTGCCTCCGAAAATCCGGCCAACTACATGGGACCGGTCGTGGACCGTAATGCACAGAAATCCATCATGGAATATGTGGAACTGGCCAGAAAGGAAGGAAACATCCTGCTGGAGCGCATGCCCGAAGACGTTGATCTGGACAAGGGCTGCTACGTCCCGCTGACCATTGTGGACGGGATCACCCCCGAACACCGTATTGCCCAGGAAGAGGTCTTCGGGCCGCTGCTGGCCGTGATGCGGGCCAAGGATTTCGATCAGGCTCTCGACTATGCCAACTCGACCAAGTTTGCCCTGACCGGCGGACTGTTCAGCCGCAGCCCGAAGCATCTGGAACGCGCCCGCACCGAATTCCACGTGGGCAACCTGTACCTGAACCGCAACAACACCGGCGCGCTGGTGGAGCGGCACCCCTTCGGAGGCTACAACATGTCGGGCATCGGCTCCAAGGCCGGAGGCCCCGACTATCTGCTGCAGTTCATGGACCCGTACACCGTATGCGAAAACACCATGCGGCGCGGATTTGCCCCCATCGAGGAGGACGACGACTGGATCTAA